In one window of Haloprofundus halophilus DNA:
- a CDS encoding molybdopterin synthase yields MRTLCVVGPGATTLTERLAARLDGRVATVERLPDGSDPAPDSAASYGLSDDGVWVGAGRDRSRDELLDHLATDYDFALLAGFESNRLPTVVLGSESAPDDSSRAPLLSARSLDEVDLDDLSSRIEALEPYVTLESLVERVKRDPRADRAGAIATFTGRVRAKDADDDPRTTRLTFEKYEGVAEERLSEIRRDIEARDGVERVLMHHRTGVIEDGEDIVFVVVLAGHRTEAFRAVEDGINRLKDEVPIFKKETTVESDFWVHDR; encoded by the coding sequence ATGCGCACACTCTGCGTCGTCGGTCCGGGCGCAACGACGCTCACCGAGCGACTCGCCGCGCGACTCGACGGCCGCGTCGCGACGGTCGAACGGCTCCCCGACGGCAGCGACCCCGCACCCGACTCGGCGGCGTCGTACGGTCTCTCCGACGACGGCGTCTGGGTCGGCGCGGGCCGCGACCGCTCGCGCGACGAACTGCTCGACCACCTCGCCACCGACTACGACTTCGCGCTCCTCGCCGGGTTCGAGTCGAATCGTCTACCGACGGTGGTTCTCGGCAGCGAGTCGGCGCCTGACGACAGTTCGCGCGCTCCGCTTCTCTCGGCACGGTCGCTCGACGAGGTCGACCTCGACGACCTCAGTTCCCGTATCGAGGCGCTCGAACCGTACGTTACGCTGGAATCACTGGTCGAGCGGGTCAAGCGGGACCCGCGCGCCGATCGCGCCGGTGCGATTGCGACGTTCACCGGTCGCGTGCGGGCGAAGGACGCGGACGACGACCCGCGGACGACGCGGCTGACGTTCGAGAAGTACGAGGGCGTCGCCGAGGAACGACTCTCCGAGATCAGACGCGACATCGAAGCCCGCGACGGGGTCGAACGCGTACTGATGCACCACCGAACGGGCGTCATCGAAGACGGCGAGGACATCGTCTTCGTCGTCGTCCTCGCCGGCCACCGAACCGAGGCGTTCCGCGCCGTCGAAGACGGCATCAACCGTCTGAAGGACGAGGTCCCCATCTTCAAGAAGGAGACCACAGTCGAGTCGGACTTCTGGGTTCACGACAGATAG